Proteins co-encoded in one Inmirania thermothiophila genomic window:
- a CDS encoding Hpt domain-containing protein: MEEAGEVLGEAREALARLRRDDTDGEALLSLRRAFHTLKGSGRMAGAQRMGEFAWQLERLLNGVRDGLYPATPAVVAAAAEALDLVPEMIREIRQRRPLAAGAERLAARAAALVEGRGRLPATVQASDRGGAEAAAADDAGAAAEAGPEPREVPARAEVEDEQTLMGAAMDPVLYQVFRQEAEGHLDVVSAFLEEAARGGMAAAPSDGLLRALHTLHGSARMAGVAPVAEVAGALEAYGKALRANQAVFPEEALTVLAEAVEAMRAAVDGLARGGAALPDVDGLVRRITVFENKERTSQVLRLEGLELPPEEDASSRRAVLEVFLDEAMELVQALEATLHQWSEQPAETRFAVELARDLRSLGEAAGLAGVAPMAALCRAMKGLLERAGGAGEAPDPALWGLLAEGIEALEAMTSAVQAGQDPEPQAELVARLEAFGGAPGAEGGPGDAAAGATEEAAEAAVPAQDAAGEGPPCPADDRGGETGARASAAVWDESTLILEVGEGAAAAEEAAEADDEAALLREVFLEEASEILGRAEEAMVGWRARPQDPEPAAQLRRELHTLKGGARMAGIAAVAELCHAAESLLDDLATRRGEEAPVREVLQEALDALAGMVETVWRGGSPAPAPDLLERVGRLHAAVRGEAETAPVEGAASGAPAQPAAAERQDAGAEEPAAKAEVGEGAAGPEPGADAGPDRPASGDEGAAAGGGVAVTATVGAERRQPVLPAYQGHDTVRVRATLIDELVGFAGEIGLYRARLVQQANALRAALGEMEATVGRLREQLRKLEIETEAQILYRYEREGGPGREDFDPLELDRFSTLQQLSRALAESTEDLVNLRGILDGLNREAETMLVQQGRVASALQEGLMRARMVPFAGLLPRMRRIVRQVAQELGRKADLRVAGAEVELDTTVIDRVVPALEHLLRNALAHGIEPPERRREAGKPETGVVSISLSRDGPDVVIRIADDGAGVDLEAVRRKAEALGLLPPGAQIPEADLAQLILESGLSTAQEVTQVSGRGVGMDVVVNQVRQLGGTFAIETVRGRGTAFTLRIPFTLAVNRALLLRAGDETYAVLLSGVVGIARMGAEELAPFVSGEREEFVYAGRGYRFHHLGSLVDGAGVAVPEGGAKLPVILVRAAQQQVALLVDAVLGAREVVVKSLGPQFHGVRGVLGATILADGEVVLIVDVAALVHRGAILRAREAAAQEVDERPVVYVVDDSITMRRVTGRLLERHGMRAVAARDGVEALARMRELHPDLVLLDIEMPRMDGYDVAAHMRADPGLATVPIVMVTSRTGDKHRQRALELGVDRYLGKPYQEAELLETVRELLEGRAPAADAGGGA, encoded by the coding sequence GTGGAGGAGGCCGGCGAGGTCCTGGGCGAGGCGCGCGAGGCGCTTGCACGGCTGCGGCGCGATGACACCGACGGCGAGGCCCTCCTGTCCCTGCGCCGCGCCTTCCACACCCTCAAGGGCAGCGGACGCATGGCCGGGGCGCAGCGCATGGGGGAGTTCGCCTGGCAGCTGGAGCGGCTCCTCAACGGCGTGCGCGACGGTCTCTATCCGGCCACCCCGGCGGTGGTCGCGGCCGCCGCCGAGGCCTTGGATCTGGTGCCGGAGATGATCCGCGAGATCCGCCAGCGGCGGCCGCTGGCGGCGGGCGCCGAGCGGCTGGCGGCGCGCGCCGCGGCCCTGGTCGAGGGCCGGGGCCGGCTTCCGGCGACGGTGCAGGCGTCGGACCGCGGTGGGGCGGAGGCGGCCGCGGCCGACGACGCCGGTGCGGCCGCCGAGGCGGGGCCGGAGCCGCGCGAGGTGCCGGCGCGGGCCGAGGTGGAGGACGAGCAGACCCTCATGGGGGCGGCCATGGACCCCGTCCTCTACCAGGTCTTCCGCCAGGAGGCGGAAGGGCATCTGGACGTGGTGTCGGCCTTCCTCGAGGAGGCGGCGCGCGGTGGCATGGCGGCGGCCCCCAGCGACGGCCTCCTGAGGGCGCTTCATACCCTGCACGGCAGCGCGCGCATGGCGGGAGTGGCGCCGGTGGCCGAGGTGGCCGGGGCGCTGGAGGCCTATGGCAAGGCGCTGCGGGCCAACCAGGCGGTGTTCCCGGAGGAGGCCCTGACCGTGCTCGCCGAGGCGGTGGAGGCCATGCGCGCGGCCGTGGACGGGCTCGCCCGGGGCGGCGCCGCGCTGCCCGACGTCGATGGGCTGGTGCGGCGCATCACCGTCTTCGAGAACAAGGAGCGGACCAGCCAGGTGCTGCGGCTGGAGGGTCTGGAGCTGCCCCCGGAGGAGGATGCGTCGAGCCGCCGCGCGGTGCTGGAGGTCTTCCTCGACGAGGCGATGGAGCTGGTGCAGGCGCTGGAGGCGACGCTGCACCAGTGGAGCGAGCAGCCCGCCGAGACACGGTTCGCGGTGGAGCTCGCGCGCGACCTGCGCAGCCTCGGGGAGGCGGCGGGGCTGGCCGGGGTGGCGCCGATGGCCGCTCTGTGCCGGGCCATGAAGGGTCTGCTGGAGCGGGCGGGCGGTGCCGGGGAGGCGCCGGATCCGGCCCTCTGGGGGCTTCTCGCCGAGGGGATCGAGGCCCTCGAGGCGATGACCAGCGCGGTGCAGGCGGGACAGGATCCGGAGCCGCAGGCGGAGCTGGTGGCGCGGCTGGAGGCCTTCGGCGGCGCACCCGGGGCGGAGGGCGGTCCGGGTGACGCCGCGGCGGGCGCGACCGAGGAGGCGGCGGAGGCGGCCGTCCCGGCGCAGGACGCGGCGGGCGAGGGCCCGCCTTGCCCCGCCGACGACCGGGGCGGGGAAACGGGCGCGCGGGCGTCGGCGGCGGTGTGGGACGAGTCCACGCTGATCCTCGAGGTGGGAGAGGGGGCCGCTGCGGCCGAGGAGGCGGCGGAGGCCGACGACGAGGCGGCCCTCCTGCGCGAGGTCTTTCTCGAGGAGGCCAGCGAGATCCTCGGCCGCGCCGAGGAGGCGATGGTCGGTTGGCGGGCGCGGCCTCAGGACCCGGAGCCGGCGGCGCAGCTCCGGCGCGAGCTTCACACCCTCAAGGGCGGGGCGCGCATGGCCGGGATCGCCGCCGTCGCCGAGCTCTGTCACGCCGCCGAGAGCCTGCTCGACGACCTCGCCACGCGGCGCGGCGAGGAGGCTCCGGTGCGCGAGGTCCTGCAGGAGGCGCTGGACGCCCTCGCCGGCATGGTGGAGACCGTCTGGCGCGGCGGAAGTCCGGCGCCGGCGCCGGACCTCCTCGAGCGGGTGGGCCGGCTGCATGCGGCCGTGCGCGGCGAGGCGGAGACCGCCCCCGTGGAGGGTGCGGCATCGGGTGCGCCGGCGCAGCCGGCGGCGGCGGAGCGGCAGGATGCGGGGGCGGAGGAGCCCGCGGCGAAGGCGGAGGTCGGCGAAGGCGCCGCCGGGCCGGAGCCCGGTGCGGATGCCGGGCCGGACCGGCCGGCCTCCGGCGACGAGGGCGCGGCGGCGGGTGGCGGGGTCGCCGTCACCGCCACGGTGGGTGCCGAGCGGCGGCAGCCGGTGCTCCCCGCCTATCAGGGCCACGACACCGTCCGCGTGCGGGCGACCCTGATCGACGAGCTGGTGGGCTTCGCCGGCGAGATCGGGCTCTACCGGGCACGGCTCGTGCAGCAGGCGAACGCGCTGCGCGCGGCCCTGGGCGAGATGGAGGCCACGGTGGGGCGGCTGCGCGAGCAGCTGCGCAAGCTCGAGATCGAGACCGAGGCCCAGATCCTCTACCGCTACGAGCGCGAGGGCGGTCCGGGACGGGAGGACTTCGATCCCCTGGAGCTGGACCGCTTCTCCACGCTGCAGCAGCTCTCGCGGGCGCTCGCCGAGTCCACCGAGGACCTGGTCAACCTGCGGGGCATCCTCGACGGCCTCAACCGCGAGGCCGAGACCATGCTGGTGCAGCAGGGGCGCGTGGCCTCGGCGCTGCAGGAGGGGCTCATGCGCGCGCGCATGGTCCCCTTCGCGGGCCTGCTGCCGCGCATGCGGCGCATCGTCCGTCAGGTCGCCCAGGAGCTCGGCCGCAAGGCCGATCTGCGGGTCGCCGGCGCCGAGGTGGAGCTCGACACCACCGTGATCGACCGCGTGGTGCCGGCCCTGGAGCACCTCCTGCGCAACGCCCTCGCCCACGGCATCGAGCCGCCCGAGCGGCGGCGCGAGGCGGGCAAGCCCGAGACCGGGGTCGTCAGCATCAGCCTCAGCCGCGACGGCCCGGACGTGGTCATCCGCATCGCCGACGACGGTGCCGGGGTCGACCTCGAGGCGGTGCGGCGCAAGGCGGAGGCGCTCGGCCTGCTGCCCCCGGGGGCGCAGATCCCGGAGGCCGACCTCGCCCAGCTCATCCTCGAGTCGGGCCTGAGCACGGCGCAGGAGGTGACCCAGGTCTCCGGCCGCGGGGTGGGCATGGACGTGGTGGTGAACCAGGTGCGCCAGCTGGGCGGCACCTTCGCCATCGAGACCGTGCGCGGGCGCGGCACCGCCTTCACCCTGCGCATCCCCTTCACCCTCGCCGTCAACCGGGCGCTGCTGCTGCGTGCCGGCGACGAGACCTACGCCGTCCTCCTCTCCGGCGTGGTGGGCATCGCCCGCATGGGGGCGGAGGAGCTCGCGCCCTTCGTGAGCGGGGAGCGCGAGGAGTTCGTCTACGCCGGGCGCGGCTACCGCTTCCACCACCTCGGCAGCCTCGTGGACGGGGCCGGGGTGGCGGTGCCGGAGGGCGGCGCCAAGCTGCCGGTGATCCTGGTGCGCGCCGCCCAGCAGCAGGTGGCGCTGCTGGTGGACGCCGTGCTCGGCGCCCGCGAGGTGGTGGTCAAGTCCCTGGGGCCCCAGTTCCACGGCGTGCGCGGGGTGCTCGGCGCCACCATCCTCGCCGACGGCGAGGTGGTGCTCATCGTCGACGTCGCCGCGCTGGTGCACCGGGGGGCCATCCTCCGGGCGCGCGAGGCGGCGGCGCAGGAGGTGGACGAGCGGCCGGTGGTCTATGTGGTGGACGACTCCATCACCATGCGCCGGGTCACCGGGCGGCTGCTCGAGCGTCACGGCATGCGGGCCGTGGCCGCCCGTGACGGCGTCGAGGCCCTGGCGCGGATGCGCGAGCTGCACCCCGACCTCGTGCTCCTCGACATCGAGATGCCGCGCATGGACGGCTACGACGTGGCCGCCCACATGCGCGCCGATCCGGGGCTCGCCACCGTGCCCATCGTCATGGTCACCTCGCGCACCGGCGACAAGCACCGCCAGCGCGCCCTCGAGCTCGGCGTCGACCGCTACCTCGGCAAACCCTACCAGGAGGCGGAGCTGCTCGAGACGGTGCGCGAGCTGCTGGAGGGGCGCGCGCCGGCGGCCGATGCGGGGGGCGGGGCATGA
- a CDS encoding chemotaxis protein CheW, which translates to MSERSVRCLLVPLQGMHLLVPNAAVAEILTFQPPNPVPQSPPWLLGVMRWRGRLIPVLSFEAATGAPRPPLGARSRLVVLHNATAEEGGPGHYALVTQGFPSLLTAEAGSLAPLEEEGGGGEPGVRARVLVGGRAAVIPDFDALELLLRDRHGAAAEGG; encoded by the coding sequence ATGAGCGAGCGTTCGGTGCGCTGCCTGCTGGTGCCGCTGCAGGGGATGCACCTGCTGGTCCCCAACGCGGCGGTGGCGGAGATCCTCACCTTCCAGCCGCCGAATCCGGTGCCGCAGTCTCCGCCCTGGCTGCTCGGGGTGATGCGCTGGCGGGGGCGGCTGATCCCGGTGCTTTCCTTCGAGGCCGCGACGGGGGCCCCGCGTCCGCCCCTCGGGGCTCGCAGCCGCCTGGTGGTGCTGCACAACGCCACCGCCGAGGAGGGCGGACCGGGCCATTACGCGCTGGTGACCCAGGGCTTCCCCTCGCTGCTGACGGCGGAGGCGGGCAGCCTCGCCCCCCTGGAGGAGGAGGGCGGGGGCGGCGAGCCGGGGGTGCGGGCCCGCGTCCTGGTCGGTGGGCGCGCCGCCGTGATTCCCGATTTCGACGCCCTCGAGCTGCTGCTGCGCGACCGCCACGGCGCGGCGGCCGAAGGGGGGTGA
- the gshA gene encoding glutamate--cysteine ligase has protein sequence MSAVRTESVPHLTTALTGPLLHLERHLLEHQARIEGWLRSQWQRTPPPFYASVDLRNAGFKLAPVDTNLFPAGFNNLSPAFTPLCVQAVQAALDRVRPEACRVLVVPENHTRNVHYLESLASLAAIIAKAGFEVRIGSLLPELEAPRRIELPSGRTVTLEPVRREGARLRLDDYRPCLVLLNNDLAGGEPELLAGLEQPVVPPPAMGWQRRRKSSHFRHYEAAARELAGLIGLDPWLVTPIFRDCGEIDFMKRDGEDCLARNTEVLLAAVEAKYREFGIDEEPFVVVKADSGTYGMAVMSVRSVEEVRELNRRQRTRMATTKGGLPVTRVIVQEGVPTAETWGEAGHVAEPVVYLIDRFVVGGFYRVHTRRGPRENLNAPGMHFEPLAFAEPCNDPDPAADPDAGANRFYAYGVVARLALVAAAREMAEAV, from the coding sequence ATGTCCGCTGTCCGCACCGAGAGCGTCCCGCACCTCACCACCGCGCTCACCGGGCCGCTGCTGCACCTCGAGCGGCACCTGCTCGAGCACCAGGCCCGCATCGAGGGCTGGCTGCGCAGCCAGTGGCAGCGCACGCCGCCGCCCTTCTACGCCTCGGTGGACCTGCGCAACGCCGGCTTCAAGCTGGCGCCGGTGGACACCAACCTGTTCCCGGCGGGCTTCAACAACCTCAGCCCGGCCTTCACCCCGCTGTGCGTGCAGGCGGTGCAGGCGGCCCTCGACCGCGTCCGCCCCGAGGCCTGCCGCGTGCTCGTGGTGCCCGAGAACCACACCCGCAACGTCCATTACCTGGAGAGCCTCGCGAGCCTCGCCGCCATCATCGCCAAGGCGGGCTTCGAGGTGCGCATCGGCTCGCTCCTGCCGGAGCTCGAGGCGCCGCGGCGCATCGAGCTGCCCTCCGGGCGCACCGTGACCCTGGAGCCGGTGCGGCGGGAGGGGGCGCGGCTGCGGCTCGACGACTACCGGCCGTGCCTCGTCCTGCTCAACAACGACCTTGCGGGGGGCGAGCCCGAGCTGCTGGCGGGGCTCGAACAGCCGGTGGTGCCGCCGCCGGCGATGGGCTGGCAGCGGCGGCGCAAGTCGAGCCACTTCCGGCACTACGAGGCGGCGGCGCGGGAACTCGCCGGGCTGATCGGGCTCGATCCCTGGCTCGTCACCCCCATCTTCCGCGACTGCGGCGAGATCGACTTCATGAAGCGCGACGGCGAGGACTGCCTCGCGCGCAACACCGAGGTCCTCCTCGCCGCGGTGGAGGCCAAGTACCGCGAGTTCGGCATCGACGAGGAGCCGTTCGTGGTGGTCAAGGCCGACTCGGGCACCTACGGCATGGCGGTGATGAGCGTGCGCAGCGTCGAGGAGGTGCGCGAGCTCAACCGCCGCCAGCGCACGCGCATGGCCACCACCAAGGGCGGGCTGCCGGTGACGCGGGTGATCGTGCAGGAGGGGGTACCCACGGCCGAGACTTGGGGCGAGGCCGGGCACGTGGCCGAGCCCGTGGTCTACCTCATCGACCGCTTCGTCGTCGGCGGCTTCTACCGCGTCCACACCCGCCGCGGCCCGAGGGAGAACCTCAACGCCCCGGGGATGCACTTCGAGCCGCTCGCCTTCGCCGAGCCCTGCAACGACCCCGACCCCGCGGCCGACCCCGACGCCGGCGCCAACCGCTTCTACGCCTACGGGGTGGTGGCCCGCCTCGCCCTCGTGGCGGCGGCGCGGGAGATGGCGGAGGCGGTCTGA
- a CDS encoding response regulator has product MAVAMDATGSDLQGLKVMVVDDSKTIRRTAETLLRKAGCEVVTANDGFEALAKVVETRPDVIFIDIMMPRLDGYQTCALIKHNRMLKDTPVIMLSSKDGLFDRARGRVAGSDMYLTKPFTRDELLGVLRQCVRR; this is encoded by the coding sequence ATGGCGGTCGCCATGGATGCCACGGGTTCCGATCTTCAGGGCCTCAAGGTCATGGTGGTGGACGACAGCAAGACCATCCGCCGCACCGCGGAGACCCTGCTGCGCAAGGCCGGCTGCGAGGTGGTGACCGCCAACGACGGCTTCGAGGCCCTGGCGAAGGTGGTGGAGACGCGTCCGGACGTCATCTTCATCGACATCATGATGCCGCGGCTGGACGGCTATCAGACCTGCGCCCTGATCAAGCACAACCGCATGCTCAAGGACACGCCCGTGATCATGCTCTCGAGCAAGGACGGGCTGTTCGACCGCGCCCGCGGCCGCGTGGCCGGTTCCGACATGTACCTGACCAAGCCGTTCACGCGGGACGAGCTGCTGGGGGTGCTGCGCCAGTGCGTGCGCCGGTGA
- a CDS encoding chemotaxis protein CheW, whose translation MDPLALLQEAEARFRGRVEPVRLEGAERETWSGLGFRLGALRLAAPLAEVAEILEPPRLTRVPHTKPWLLGVGNVRGTLLPVVDLHGLLYDTPTPPGPRRRVIAAEHGDLRAGLLVEEAYGMVHFPEEERAAVLPALGDAVRPYLVRAYWHEGGYWGVVSVRALLASERFLNVAG comes from the coding sequence GTGGATCCGCTGGCGCTCCTGCAGGAGGCCGAGGCCCGGTTCCGGGGCCGGGTCGAGCCGGTGCGCCTCGAGGGCGCCGAGCGGGAGACCTGGTCGGGGCTCGGCTTCCGCCTGGGGGCGCTGCGGCTGGCGGCCCCGCTCGCAGAGGTGGCCGAGATCCTCGAGCCGCCGCGCCTGACCCGGGTGCCGCACACCAAGCCGTGGCTGCTGGGAGTGGGCAACGTGCGCGGCACTCTCCTGCCGGTGGTGGACCTGCACGGACTCCTCTACGACACGCCGACGCCGCCCGGACCGCGCCGGCGGGTGATCGCGGCCGAGCACGGTGACCTGCGCGCCGGCCTCCTCGTGGAGGAGGCCTACGGCATGGTGCATTTTCCGGAGGAGGAGCGGGCGGCGGTGCTGCCGGCGCTGGGGGACGCCGTGCGGCCCTACCTCGTGCGCGCCTACTGGCACGAGGGCGGCTACTGGGGGGTCGTGAGCGTGCGTGCGCTGCTGGCGAGCGAGCGTTTCCTGAACGTGGCCGGCTGA
- a CDS encoding response regulator transcription factor — translation MARVLIVDDSPTEIHIISTMLERNGYEVLSATSGEEGVEMARSQRPDLILMDIVMPGLNGFQATRQIARDPQTAGIPVIIVSSKGQESDKVWGLRQGAKDYIVKPVTEPELLAKVRAVLGG, via the coding sequence ATGGCCCGTGTCCTGATCGTCGACGACTCGCCCACGGAGATCCACATCATCTCCACCATGCTGGAGCGCAACGGCTACGAGGTCCTCAGCGCCACCAGCGGGGAGGAGGGGGTGGAGATGGCGCGCAGCCAGCGGCCGGATCTGATCCTCATGGACATCGTCATGCCGGGGCTGAACGGCTTCCAGGCCACCCGGCAGATCGCGCGCGACCCGCAGACGGCGGGCATCCCGGTGATCATCGTCAGCAGCAAGGGCCAGGAGAGCGACAAGGTGTGGGGGCTGCGCCAGGGGGCCAAGGACTACATCGTCAAGCCCGTCACCGAACCCGAGCTGCTGGCCAAGGTGCGCGCGGTCCTCGGAGGCTGA
- a CDS encoding methyl-accepting chemotaxis protein: MKLINLSGGRAGVGRYVVLVGLLVASVGAMAWLFRQQAVLEQTVKDYLVHTTDMRLTAIELGRLAAAATDGDIEAFDRLAAARARMVEHISHLALGHGEEAAGDGHAHGDGEAAGHGHGESGEAMVLPEVSPVPPDARDELQQLVERWNALHAQVQVVLPGREAVAAVAGLVPELERALPPLKDRARKLMDELAARRGGGAHMRELALVLAGLERIERAAGRLLRGDAAAVVAADTLARGAQEVQGALKALLEGDRARGIAPLPAPEVAALANAFTGISARIDEALAAVPDYFRVREAARDVEAALGRLDEATGALTAAIVDVEGTRWWSRPEAVYGVGALAPLLLILLGVQVVGQVRAQREESERLAREAEERNRRTQDAILTLLDEMASLADGDLTTNATVTEEITGAIADSVNYAIEALRELVLTIRRTAERVARAAQETRAVATHLAEAGEQQAARIEEAAGEIETMAASIDQVSRDAQSSAEVARRSVDIAHRGAETVRRTIEGMDATREQIQETAKRIKRLGESSQEIGSIVGLINDIADQTNILALNAAIQAAMAGEAGRGFAVVADEVQRLAERSAEATKQIETLVKAIQADTNEAVASMEETTAGVVQGARLAEEAGAALGEIEDVSRQLAGLVERISHSSVEQARAASSVANTMNVIRDITREVAAGSQETAQAVANLTELASELRASVAGFRLPQDAEMAVQSEAAPAAPAVEEAPAAPQPTAAAEPAVQGAPAVERRRPPAAAPELEDEARRAVEEEVAELAPEAVEEIDLDLGGETPVRAGGR, from the coding sequence ATGAAACTGATCAACCTCTCGGGCGGGCGTGCAGGGGTCGGCCGGTATGTCGTCCTCGTGGGGCTGCTGGTGGCCTCGGTCGGCGCCATGGCCTGGCTCTTCCGCCAGCAGGCCGTGCTCGAGCAGACCGTGAAGGACTACCTGGTCCACACCACCGACATGCGGCTGACCGCCATCGAGCTCGGGCGGCTCGCGGCGGCGGCGACCGACGGCGACATCGAGGCCTTCGATCGCCTGGCCGCGGCCCGGGCGCGCATGGTCGAGCACATCAGCCACCTTGCCCTGGGCCACGGCGAGGAGGCGGCGGGGGACGGCCACGCCCACGGCGACGGCGAGGCCGCCGGCCACGGTCACGGCGAATCCGGGGAGGCGATGGTCCTGCCCGAGGTCAGCCCCGTGCCCCCGGATGCGCGCGACGAGCTGCAGCAGCTGGTCGAGCGCTGGAACGCCCTCCACGCGCAGGTGCAGGTGGTCCTCCCCGGGCGCGAGGCGGTGGCGGCGGTGGCCGGGCTCGTCCCCGAGCTCGAGCGGGCGCTGCCCCCCCTCAAGGACCGGGCCCGCAAGCTCATGGACGAGCTGGCCGCGCGCCGCGGCGGCGGCGCGCACATGCGCGAGCTGGCGCTGGTGCTGGCGGGCCTCGAGCGCATCGAGCGCGCGGCCGGGCGCCTCCTGCGCGGCGATGCCGCCGCGGTGGTGGCCGCCGACACCCTCGCCCGCGGCGCCCAGGAGGTGCAGGGGGCGCTCAAGGCCCTGCTCGAGGGCGACAGGGCGCGGGGCATCGCCCCGCTGCCGGCCCCGGAGGTGGCGGCCCTCGCCAATGCCTTCACCGGGATCTCCGCGCGCATCGACGAGGCCCTGGCGGCGGTGCCCGACTACTTCCGGGTGCGCGAGGCGGCGCGGGACGTGGAGGCCGCCCTCGGGCGTCTCGACGAGGCCACCGGGGCGCTGACCGCGGCCATCGTGGACGTCGAGGGGACGCGCTGGTGGTCGCGGCCGGAGGCGGTCTACGGCGTCGGCGCCCTCGCCCCGCTGCTGCTGATCCTCCTCGGCGTGCAGGTGGTGGGGCAGGTGCGCGCCCAGCGCGAGGAAAGCGAGCGCCTGGCGCGCGAGGCCGAGGAGCGCAACCGGCGCACCCAGGACGCCATCCTCACCCTCCTCGATGAGATGGCGAGCCTCGCCGACGGCGATCTCACCACCAACGCGACGGTGACGGAGGAGATCACGGGCGCCATCGCCGACTCCGTCAACTACGCCATCGAGGCCCTGCGCGAGCTGGTGCTCACCATCCGCCGCACCGCCGAGCGCGTCGCCCGCGCCGCCCAGGAGACGCGGGCGGTGGCCACCCATCTCGCCGAAGCGGGCGAGCAGCAGGCGGCCCGGATCGAGGAGGCGGCGGGCGAGATCGAGACCATGGCCGCCTCCATCGACCAGGTCTCGCGCGACGCCCAGTCCTCGGCGGAGGTGGCGCGCCGTTCGGTGGACATCGCCCATCGCGGCGCCGAGACCGTGCGCCGCACCATCGAGGGCATGGACGCCACGCGCGAGCAGATCCAGGAGACCGCCAAGCGCATCAAGCGCCTCGGCGAGAGCTCCCAGGAGATCGGCAGCATCGTCGGGCTCATCAACGACATCGCCGACCAGACCAACATCCTCGCCCTCAACGCCGCGATCCAGGCCGCCATGGCCGGCGAGGCCGGCCGCGGCTTCGCCGTGGTGGCCGACGAGGTGCAGCGCCTCGCCGAGCGCTCGGCGGAGGCGACCAAGCAGATCGAGACCCTGGTCAAGGCCATCCAGGCCGACACCAACGAGGCCGTCGCCTCCATGGAGGAGACCACCGCGGGGGTGGTGCAGGGGGCGCGCCTCGCCGAGGAGGCGGGCGCCGCCCTGGGCGAGATCGAGGACGTGTCCAGGCAGCTCGCGGGGCTGGTGGAGCGCATCTCGCACTCCTCGGTGGAGCAGGCCCGCGCGGCCTCCAGCGTCGCCAACACCATGAACGTCATCCGCGACATCACCCGCGAGGTGGCCGCGGGCAGCCAGGAGACGGCGCAGGCGGTGGCCAACCTCACCGAGCTCGCCTCGGAGCTGCGCGCCTCCGTGGCCGGCTTCCGCCTGCCCCAGGATGCGGAGATGGCGGTGCAGAGCGAGGCCGCGCCCGCGGCGCCGGCGGTCGAGGAGGCCCCGGCCGCCCCGCAGCCGACCGCTGCCGCTGAGCCCGCGGTGCAGGGGGCGCCGGCGGTGGAGCGGCGCCGGCCCCCCGCGGCGGCGCCGGAGCTCGAGGACGAGGCCCGGCGCGCGGTGGAGGAGGAGGTGGCCGAGCTGGCCCCGGAGGCGGTGGAGGAGATCGACCTCGATCTCGGCGGCGAGACCCCGGTGCGCGCGGGCGGTCGGTGA
- the gshB gene encoding glutathione synthase codes for MRLGVVMDPIGSIHFRKDSTLAMLLAARRRGHELLYMELGDLYLEGAEARARMRPLEVFDDPAGWYRLGEAEDRALASLDAVLMRKDPPVDPDYLYATHVLEHAERAGACVVNRPAALREANEKLAALWFPELCPPTRVARDPALLRAFLERHGDAVVKPLDAMGGESVFRVRLGDPNVSVILETITGRGRRFAMIQRYLPAIAEGDKRILLIDGEPVPYALARVPAPGELRGNLAAGGTGVGVELGAAERAICARVGPELARRGLLFVGLDVIGDRLTEVNVTSPTCIRELERIYGLDIAGTLIARIEDRVAGRRAAGA; via the coding sequence ATGCGCCTGGGTGTGGTCATGGACCCCATCGGGTCCATCCACTTCCGCAAGGACAGCACCCTGGCCATGCTGCTCGCGGCCCGGCGCCGCGGCCACGAGCTCCTCTACATGGAGCTCGGCGACCTCTACCTGGAGGGCGCCGAGGCGCGGGCGCGCATGCGCCCACTGGAGGTCTTCGACGATCCCGCCGGCTGGTACCGCCTGGGCGAGGCCGAGGACCGGGCGCTGGCCTCGCTCGACGCCGTGCTCATGCGCAAGGACCCGCCGGTGGACCCGGACTACCTCTACGCCACCCACGTCCTCGAGCACGCCGAGCGGGCCGGCGCCTGCGTGGTCAACCGCCCGGCCGCCCTGCGCGAGGCCAACGAGAAGCTCGCCGCGCTGTGGTTCCCCGAGCTCTGCCCGCCGACGCGGGTGGCACGCGACCCGGCGCTGCTGCGCGCCTTCCTCGAACGGCACGGCGACGCCGTGGTCAAGCCGCTGGATGCCATGGGCGGGGAGTCGGTCTTCCGCGTCCGCCTCGGCGACCCCAACGTCAGCGTCATCCTCGAGACCATCACCGGCCGCGGCCGCCGCTTCGCCATGATCCAGCGCTACCTGCCGGCGATCGCCGAGGGCGACAAGCGCATCCTCCTCATCGACGGCGAACCCGTGCCCTATGCGCTGGCGCGGGTGCCGGCCCCCGGGGAGCTGCGCGGCAACCTCGCCGCCGGCGGCACCGGCGTCGGGGTCGAGCTGGGCGCGGCCGAGCGCGCCATCTGCGCCCGCGTCGGCCCTGAGCTCGCCCGCCGCGGCCTGCTCTTCGTCGGCCTCGACGTCATCGGCGACCGCCTCACCGAGGTCAACGTCACGAGCCCCACCTGCATCCGGGAGCTCGAGCGCATCTACGGCCTCGACATCGCCGGCACCCTCATCGCGCGCATCGAGGACCGGGTGGCGGGCCGTCGCGCCGCGGGAGCATGA